Proteins encoded together in one Bacteroides ovatus window:
- the lpxK gene encoding tetraacyldisaccharide 4'-kinase, with the protein MDEHFIKIHKWLYPASWLYGAVVMMRNKLFDWEVLQSKSFDIPIISVGNLAVGGTGKTPHTEYLIKFLCNQYKVAVLSRGYKRHTKGYVLATPESTARSIGDEPYQMHQKFPSVTVAVDEKRCHGIEKLLALQKPSIDVILLDDAFQHRYVKPGLSILLTDYHRLFCDDTLLPAGRLREPISGKNRAQIVIVTKCPQDIKPIDYNIITKRLNLYPYQQLFFSSFRYGNLQPVFPTMSPDTNAISTNHEVALSSLTNTDILLMTGIASPAPILERLEGCTKQIDLLSFDDHHNFTHRDIQLIKERFHKLKGEHRLIITTEKDATRLINHPALDKELKPFIYALPIEIEILQNQQDKFNQHIIDYVRENTRNRSLSER; encoded by the coding sequence ATGGACGAACACTTTATCAAGATACATAAGTGGCTCTACCCTGCCTCCTGGCTCTACGGAGCAGTGGTAATGATGAGAAATAAACTCTTTGACTGGGAAGTTCTTCAATCAAAGAGTTTTGATATACCTATCATCAGCGTGGGTAATCTCGCTGTAGGAGGGACAGGAAAAACTCCACACACTGAATATCTGATAAAGTTTCTTTGTAATCAATATAAGGTAGCTGTATTAAGCCGGGGATATAAACGGCACACGAAAGGTTATGTATTGGCAACTCCGGAAAGTACGGCAAGAAGCATTGGCGACGAACCTTACCAGATGCATCAAAAATTCCCGTCTGTCACAGTAGCTGTCGATGAAAAGCGTTGTCATGGCATAGAAAAGTTGCTTGCACTGCAAAAGCCTTCAATAGATGTTATCCTATTGGACGATGCTTTCCAGCACCGATACGTCAAACCGGGATTGAGTATTCTGTTAACGGATTATCACCGATTATTCTGTGATGACACTTTGCTCCCCGCAGGACGGCTTCGTGAACCAATTAGCGGCAAGAATCGGGCGCAAATCGTTATTGTCACCAAATGCCCGCAAGACATCAAGCCTATTGATTATAACATTATCACGAAACGGCTGAACCTTTATCCATATCAACAGTTATTCTTCTCATCGTTCCGGTATGGTAACCTGCAACCAGTGTTCCCTACCATGTCTCCGGACACAAATGCAATTTCGACAAACCATGAGGTTGCTTTGTCCTCACTGACAAACACTGATATATTATTGATGACGGGAATTGCCTCACCTGCCCCTATTCTCGAAAGACTGGAAGGTTGTACCAAACAAATAGATTTACTATCGTTTGACGATCACCACAATTTCACTCATCGGGATATACAGCTTATCAAAGAACGGTTTCATAAACTGAAAGGAGAACACCGGTTGATTATTACCACCGAGAAAGATGCAACACGCCTGATTAACCATCCGGCTTTGGACAAGGAATTGAAACCATTTATCTACGCCTTGCCTATTGA